A window of the Lolium perenne isolate Kyuss_39 chromosome 7, Kyuss_2.0, whole genome shotgun sequence genome harbors these coding sequences:
- the LOC127314509 gene encoding cycloartenol Synthase produces MWKLKIADGGPWLKSGNNHIGRETWEFDQNNGSSEERDAVDTARAEFEKNRFRTRHSSDVLARMQLAKENNFSLDLQKSKYETTVDTDLPTVTEVLKKALSYFSAIQAHDGHWPGDFPGPLFTTATMIIVLYVTESLGITLSSEHRKEICRYLYNRQNTDGGWGLHAEGESSMLSSALNYTALRLLGESVDDGPDMSMPKARKWIHDHGGATMIPILGKVWLSVLGVFEWSGVNPIPPELFLLPSFVPIQPGRLWSHFRMAFIPMSYLYGMKFVGPITELVLSLREELHIHPYKKINWKQARSLCAKEDAYYPHTWLQECLSDCLYSFGEPFLARWPVSYMRRKALQQIAEFLKYEDENSQYICIGAAQKALSMLCCWIENPNSDAFKHHLARVADFLWVGEDGMKVRVCAGQLWDVAFAVQAILACNNAEEFGSTLRKSHNFIKASQIVDNPSGDFSRNYRHISKGGWAFQVADQGWQVSDCTAEALKALLMLSKFPSDIVGNQMETYRFHDAVNILLSLQNPNGGYGTWELARTYPWMEILNMTEIYADIMVEHQYVECTSSVIQALALFREKYPGHRKDEIEQCIRRATEFVEKLQNDDGSWFGSWGICFTYGTWFAIEGLSAVGQCYNNSTCIRKACQFLLSKQLRNGGWGESHLSSRTKAYTNLDGEKSHIVNTAWAMLALMKAGQVERDPSPLHKAAKLIMNMQLRSGDFPQEEMIGSFLKNGPLCYMAYRNIFPIWALGEYHRLVLQSD; encoded by the exons ATGTGGAAACTGAAGATCGCCGATGGCGGACCATGGCTCAAGAGTGGCAACAATCACATCGGAAGAGAAACATGGGAGTTTGACCAAAACAATGGATCAAGTGAAGAGCGGGATGCAGTTGACACTGCACGGGCTGAATTCGAGAAGAATAGGTTCAGGACAAGGCACAGCTCCGATGTTTTGGCTCGCATGCag TTAGCAAAGGAGAACAACTTCAGTCTTGATTTACAGAAATCAAAATATGAGACTACTGTTGATACCGACTTACCTACAGTAACAGAGGTACTGAAAAAGGCGCTCAGTTACTTTTCAGCCATACAGGCACATGATGGGCACTGGCCAGGGGATTTCCCAGGGCCACTCTTTACCACAGCAACCATG ATCATAGTTTTGTATGTCACAGAGTCATTAGGTATTACACTATCATCAGAACATCGCAAGGAGATCTGCCGTTATCTGTACAACCGTCAG AATACAGATGGAGGATGGGGACTACATGCAGAAGGTGAAAGCTCCATGCTCAGCTCAGCTCTCAACTATACTGCTCTAAGACTACTTGGCGAGAGTGTTGATGATGGACCAGATATGTCCATGCCAAAAGCAAGAAAATGGATACATGACCATGGTGGTGCAACGATGATACCAATCCTCGGAAAAGTGTGGCTCTCG GTGCTTGGAGTTTTTGAATGGTCAGGTGTAAATCCTATCcccccagaattgttccttcttcCATCCTTCGTTCCTATTCAACCAG GGCGTTTGTGGAGTCACTTCAGAATGGCTTTCATTCCCATGTCCTATTTATATGGCATGAAGTTCGTTGGCCCTATAACAGAATTAGTTTTATCATTAAGAGAAGAGCTACATATTCATCCCTACAAAAAGATTAACTGGAAGCAAGCACGCAGCTTATGCGCAAAG GAAGATGCCTATTATCCACATACCTGGCTGCAAGAATGCCTGTCCGACTGCCTTTACAGTTTTGGGGAACCTTTTCTGGCACGTTGGCCAGTTTCCTACATGAGAAGGAAAGCTCTACAGCAAATTGCTGAGTTCTTGAAATATGAAGATGAGAATTCACAGTATATCTGCATCGGTGCTGCACAGAAG GCATTGTCCATGTTATGCTGTTGGATTGAGAATCCCAATTCAGATGCATTCAAGCATCACTTGGCTAGAGTTGCTGATTTCCTATGGGTCGGTGAAGATGGCATGAAAGTGCGg GTATGTGCAGGTCAACTATGGGATGTTGCTTTTGCCGTCCAAGCAATATTAGCATGTAACAATGCAGAGGAATTTGGAAGTACCCTCAGGAAATCTCACAATTTCATAAAAGCATCCCAG ATTGTGGACAATCCTTCTGGTGACTTCAGCAGAAACTACCGTCACATATCTAAAGGAGGATGGGCCTTCCAGGTTGCAGATCAGGGCTGGCAGGTTTCAGATTGCACGGCAGAAGCTCTTAAG GCTTTGTTAATGCTCTCAAAGTTCCCATCAGATATTGTGGGTAATCAGATGGAAACTTACCGCTTCCATGATGCAGTGAACATATTACTATCTTTACAG AATCCAAATGGTGGCTATGGAACCTGGGAGCTAGCTCGTACATATCCATGGATGGAG ATTCTCAACATGACAGAGATATATGCAGACATCATGGTGGAGCATCA GTATGTTGAGTGTACCTCGTCAGTCATCCAAGCATTGGCACTGTTTCGGGAAAAATACCCTGGACATCGGAAAGATGAAATAGAGCAATGCATCAGGAGAGCGACAGAATTCGTTGAGAAGTTACAGAATGATGATGGCTCATG GTTTGGATCATGGGGTATTTGCTTCACATATGGCACATGGTTTGCTATAGAGGGCCTATCAGCGGTTGGACAGTGTTACAATAACAGCACCTGCATTCGCAAGGCTTGCCAGTTTCTATTATCAAAGCAGCTAAGGAATGGTGGATGGGGTGAGAGTCATCTTTCGTCCAGAACAAAG GCATACACAAACCTAGATGGAGAGAAATCACATATAGTCAACACCGCATGGGCAATGTTGGCACTTATGAAAGCTGGACAG GTGGAAAGAGATCCATCTCCTTTGCACAAAGCAGCAAAGCTTATCATGAACATGCAACTTCGCAGTGGTGACTTCCCACAGGAG GAAATGATTGGAAGTTTCTTGAAAAATGGTCCCTTGTGTTACATGGCTTATCGAAATATATTTCCTATATGGGCCCTGGGAGAGTATCATAGATTAGTACTTCAATCCGACTAA